In Pongo abelii isolate AG06213 chromosome 15, NHGRI_mPonAbe1-v2.0_pri, whole genome shotgun sequence, a single window of DNA contains:
- the GPR33 gene encoding LOW QUALITY PROTEIN: probable G-protein coupled receptor 33 (The sequence of the model RefSeq protein was modified relative to this genomic sequence to represent the inferred CDS: substituted 1 base at 1 genomic stop codon), which translates to MDLINSTDYLINASTLVRNSTQFLAPASKMIIALSLYISSIIGTITNGLYLWVLRFKMKQTVNTLLFFHLILSYFISTMILPFMATSQLQDNHWNFGTALCKVFNGTLSLGMFTSVFFLSAIGLDRYLLTLHPVWSQQHRTPCWASSIVLGVWISAAALSIPYLIFRETHXDRKGKVTCQNNYAVSTNWESKEMQALRQWIHVACFISRFLLGFLLPFFIIIFCYERVASKVKERGLFKSSKPFKVMMTAIISFFVCWMPYHIHQGLLLTKNQSLLLELTLILTVLTTSFNTIFSPTLYLFAGENFKKVFKKSILALFESTFSEDSSAERTQNLNSED; encoded by the coding sequence ATGGATCTGATCAACTCTACTGATTACCTGATCAATGCCTCTACTTTAGTAAGAAACAGCACTCAGTTTCTAGCTCCTGCATCAAAAATGATTATTGCCCTTTCTTTGTACATTTCATCTATAATTGGTACCATCACCAATGGCCTCTATCTATGGGTGCTAAGATTCAAGATGAAACAGACTGTCAATACTCTCTTATTTTTTCATCTCATTctctcatattttatttcaacAATGATTCTGCCATTTATGGCCACCTCCCAACTTCAAGACAATCACTGGAACTTTGGAACTGCCTTGTGCAAGGTCTTCAATGGCACTTTGTCTCTGGGGATGTTCacctctgttttcttcctttcggCCATCGGTCTTGATCGTTACCTTCTCACTCTGCACCCAGTGTGGTCCCAGCAGCACCGAACCCCATGCTGGGCTTCCAGCATTGTCCTGGGAGTCTGGATCTCAGCCGCTGCCCTCAGCATCCCCTATTTGATTTTCAGAGAGACACATTAAGACCGTAAAGGAAAGGTGACTTGCCAAAATAACTATGCTGTGTCTACTAACTGGGAAAGCAAGGAGATGCAAGCATTAAGGCAGTGGATTCATGTGGCTTGTTTCATCAGCCGCTTCTTGCTGGGCTTTCTTCTGCCTttcttcatcatcatcttttGTTATGAAAGAGTAGCCAGCAAGGTGAAAGAGAGGGGCCTGTTTAAATCCAGCAAGCCCTTCAAAGTTATGATGACTGCCATTATCTCTTTCTTTGTGTGTTGGATGCCCTACCATATACACCAGGGCTTACTTCTCACTAAGAACCAGTCACTACTTTTAGAGTTGACTTTGATACTTACAGTGCTAACCACTTCTTTCAATACTATCTTTTCTCCCACACTCTACTTATTTGCTGGGGAGAACTTCAAAAAGGTCTTCAAGAAGTCCATTCTTGCTCTTTTTGAGTCAACATTTAGTGAGGATTCTTCTGCAGAAAGGACACAAAACCTAAACTCAGAAGACTAA